The genome window CCTGCGTTTTTTATCCTCAGAGATGGAATGCCTGGTAATGATCTCAACAGGGCTTTCCATTTTTACCTCTCTTCTCCTATCTTTGACAATGGAAAGACATTCATATAACTGGGCCTCATCAATAGGTTTTGTAAGGTAGGCTGAAAAACCGGTCTCCTTCAACCTTGAGGCATCACCTCTGCAGCCTTGGGAGGCGAGCATTATAAGATTTGTATTTTTCAGGTCAGGGTCTTTCTTGATATTTGCCCCCAGCGTCTCTCCATCCATGTCAGATAACTGTATATCAATAACCGCTATTTCATATGGGGCTTTGCAGTCGTGGGCAAACCTTAATTCCTCAAAGGCGCCCGGTGTATCTGAAGCTGTTCCATATGTGCATCCCCATTTGTTCATATAATCCATCAGGCAATTTCTGCCTGTCTCTGTATCTGAAATAATCAATACCCGTTTACCTCTGAGGCTGGTTGATACATTAATAGAAGATTTGTCCTTTTCACTCTGCCTTTCAAGGGTTAAGATAACCCGGAATATGGAGCCTTTTCCCTCTTCGCTCTCTACCACGATTTCACCACCCATCGCCTCTATGATCTGTTTTGAAATGGCTAGCCCAATACCTGTGCCACCGTATCGCCTCGTGGTAGAGCCGTCTATCTGCACAAAGGAGTCAAAGATCATTGCCTGTTTGTTTACAGGGATGCCTATGCCCGTATCCATCACACTGAACTGGATGACTGCCCTGGATGTTGACTCGCTTATGAGTGTGACCTCAAATTCAATGTCTCCCTGTTTGGTAAATTTAATGGCATTACCGATAAGATTTATAATTACCTGCTTTATCCTGCCCGGATCACCATGAAGAAGAGAGGGGACATCCGGGGAGATGGTAGAGGTGTACTCAAGCCCCTTTTCCTTTGCCTTTTCTGACAAGAGACCATTGATATCTTCTATTGCGGATCTCAGGTCAAAATCTATGTTTTCAAGGGTAAACCTGCCTTCCTCGAATTTTGAATAATCCAGTATGTCATTGACTATTGTAAGCAGGGCATCGCCGCTGCTTCTGATGATATCAAGCAGCTCTCCCTGTTCATTTGTCAGCTCAGTGCCGAAGAGTATCTCGGCAATACCTATAATACCATTCATCGGTGTCCTGATCTCATGACTCATGTTTGAAAGGAACTGGCTTTTTGCAGAGCTGGCGGCCTCTGCCTTTGTTTTGAGTGCCTCAGTTGATATGATGGCCTGTTCCAGCTCGATGTTGAGACTTTTCATTTTATTTTCCATCTGTTTACGCTCACTGATGTCAATAAAGCTTTTCAGAAGGTAAGGCTGGTTTTCTATTGAGATGGGGGTTACTGTCTGGATTATACATGCCCTGTCATTGTTACCCCTGATGACCTCTGCCTCCGCGTTGTAAACCGCATTTTCCGCATCCTTGACAGGGCAGGTCTCCTTATCAAAAGGGCATATAAAATTGTAGCATCTCTTGCCTGTAATGGCCTTTTTTTCTATACCTAGAATGGCGCACGCTGCCTGGTTGGCATCGATAATAGTATGTGATCCTGCATCTATCAGGAGTACACCGCTCTGTATGGAATTTAGAATAGTCTCCATACGGCTGTTACTCTTGATTAATCTCTCTTCATAGGCTTTAACCCTGTTTTTCCAGTAAATAATACCAATGAACCCCATTATCCATATGGCAAGATACAGGAAAGTTAAGGATAGAATATGTCTCTGAAAATCGGATAATGCGCTATCTCCCGCAATCCGTGTTACTTCATCATAATGCTGATAGATTGTCCATGTTATGGTTATGGCCATAACCAGAGTCCAGGCCAGTATCATGTAAACGCCATAAAGGCGTAAAAGGGCAGGTTTTCTGGAGGGTGTCATTGCGCTCATTGTCCTACTCCTTAAAGGTGGTGATATCTGCGATCGAAAGGGCTGTTAAAGGTAAATAACCCCGCATAAATATTGATAACACCTGGGACTCTATCAAGAGATATTTATAAATATGCAATTAATATGCCCTGTTACAGATAAGATTTGCTGAGTTAATTGTCTATTAATATCATATTTTTATAATCATTATGGATTTTATAAAAGGATTTTAACTGTCATAATCTTAATGGGTGCCATTATTTTGTCAGTGTTGATACAGTGTTCGGTTAAAAGCCGGTCGGGCAAATTATCTAGTGTACATCCAAAAACTGTCGTTTTTGGATTCAAGCGGTCAGCCCTCAGCATTCAGCTTTCAGCAAAAGGCATTAAAAACAAAGAATTGGCTGACCGCTGATCGCTGGCTGCTGAAAGCTCCATCCGTAATTTGTCTCTTTGTGGATGGACATTATCTAATGCCTTATATCAAAAATGACCTAATATATTGATATTACAAGATAAAATAGAATATTTGCATTGACTTGAACACCAGTAGTTTATATACTTTTGTGCAATTTTAAAAAACTTCTATAAATATCGAACAGGAGGAGAGCAGGATGAATTTTATTAAAGTAAATATGAATACAAAGTCAGTAGCTATTGAGGCGGTGCCTGAAGAATATAAGGGTATTGGTGGTAGAGGGCTTACCTCTATAATGATCAATAAAGATGTACCCGCAGGGTGTGATCCGCTAGGTCCTGAAAATAAACTTATTTTTGCGACTGGTATGTTTTGCGGTACAAGCATGTTTAATTCAAGCAGGGTATCCATAGGCGCAAAGAGCCCGTTAACAGGAGGCATCAAGGAGGCCAATGCAGGCGGTACGGCTGGCGCAGCACTGGGG of Desulfatiglans sp. contains these proteins:
- a CDS encoding response regulator, translating into MSAMTPSRKPALLRLYGVYMILAWTLVMAITITWTIYQHYDEVTRIAGDSALSDFQRHILSLTFLYLAIWIMGFIGIIYWKNRVKAYEERLIKSNSRMETILNSIQSGVLLIDAGSHTIIDANQAACAILGIEKKAITGKRCYNFICPFDKETCPVKDAENAVYNAEAEVIRGNNDRACIIQTVTPISIENQPYLLKSFIDISERKQMENKMKSLNIELEQAIISTEALKTKAEAASSAKSQFLSNMSHEIRTPMNGIIGIAEILFGTELTNEQGELLDIIRSSGDALLTIVNDILDYSKFEEGRFTLENIDFDLRSAIEDINGLLSEKAKEKGLEYTSTISPDVPSLLHGDPGRIKQVIINLIGNAIKFTKQGDIEFEVTLISESTSRAVIQFSVMDTGIGIPVNKQAMIFDSFVQIDGSTTRRYGGTGIGLAISKQIIEAMGGEIVVESEEGKGSIFRVILTLERQSEKDKSSINVSTSLRGKRVLIISDTETGRNCLMDYMNKWGCTYGTASDTPGAFEELRFAHDCKAPYEIAVIDIQLSDMDGETLGANIKKDPDLKNTNLIMLASQGCRGDASRLKETGFSAYLTKPIDEAQLYECLSIVKDRRREVKMESPVEIITRHSISEDKKRRLRILVAEDDAINQKVIKSIMAKIGYTAKVVTNGQEVIRELEQESYDLVLMDCQMPVMDGYEATAIIRRQDSRVKDHDVPVIALTGHALDDDMEKCIKAGMDDYLSKPVKPQEMADMIDKWLSNQEPVQDKAASAVNMDTEDDVFDLSVLMSNFSEDKGLINNLLNDFCEYLPGKINALKDAWANNDVPLIRHEAHTIKGSSGNIGAIALQKTARQIENAAKSGDITAAGPLIKQLVEQSEILLTAIKGLMSQE